From Streptomyces sp. NBC_01754, a single genomic window includes:
- the rfaE2 gene encoding D-glycero-beta-D-manno-heptose 1-phosphate adenylyltransferase, protein MTPRTPLVVVGDSLLDHDVSGHAERLAPDAPVPVLVRPERSARPGGAALAACLAAADGREVTFVTALGDDEASRTVREMLRSRVRLVETPLAGALARKTRVMADGRPLLRVDDGDGRAAAATREAEEAVAGARAVLVADYGRGTAGALREALTARAARVPVVWDPHPAGGPPVPGTRLVTPAAAEARRFADRRTAGPGADDDGGDGLHSGPRGAAADATGLRRAAADARRLLDLWDVASVAVTLGEHGALLHQGGTPLLVPAPYRADGDCCGAGDRFAATAAGRLADGELTELALREAVDAATRFVTDGGVHGALRDPDTGDPDTGPSAGPRELIRRVRARGGTVVAAGGCFDLLHAGHVDLLQAARRVGDCLVVCVNSDASVRRRKGGGRPVVTAADRVRVLEALDCVDAVVVFDEDTPERLLGELRPDVWAKGGDYALSDLPEAGLLESWGGQVVLLPYLDGRSSTRLVERASRGAGTGPRSATSPRR, encoded by the coding sequence ATGACGCCTCGTACACCCCTGGTGGTCGTGGGGGACTCACTGCTCGACCACGACGTGTCGGGACACGCGGAACGGCTCGCCCCCGACGCGCCCGTACCCGTCCTCGTCCGGCCGGAGCGGTCCGCGCGGCCCGGTGGTGCGGCGCTGGCGGCCTGCCTCGCGGCGGCCGACGGCAGAGAGGTCACCTTCGTCACCGCGCTCGGCGACGACGAGGCCTCCCGTACGGTCCGCGAGATGCTCCGGAGCCGGGTCCGGCTCGTCGAGACGCCCCTCGCCGGCGCCCTGGCCCGCAAGACCAGGGTGATGGCGGACGGCCGGCCGCTGCTCCGGGTCGACGACGGGGACGGGCGCGCGGCAGCCGCCACCCGGGAGGCGGAGGAGGCGGTCGCCGGGGCCCGCGCCGTTCTGGTGGCCGACTACGGGCGGGGGACGGCGGGTGCGCTGCGTGAGGCCCTGACCGCACGGGCCGCCCGGGTGCCCGTGGTCTGGGACCCCCATCCGGCAGGCGGGCCGCCGGTCCCCGGAACCCGGCTGGTCACCCCGGCCGCCGCCGAGGCGCGGCGCTTCGCGGACCGGCGGACGGCCGGACCGGGAGCGGACGACGACGGCGGGGACGGCCTCCACAGCGGTCCGCGCGGGGCCGCCGCCGACGCGACCGGTCTGCGCCGGGCCGCCGCCGACGCCCGGCGACTGCTGGACCTCTGGGACGTCGCCTCGGTCGCCGTGACCCTGGGCGAGCACGGCGCGCTGCTGCACCAGGGCGGTACTCCGCTGCTGGTGCCCGCCCCGTACCGGGCGGACGGCGACTGCTGCGGCGCGGGCGACAGGTTCGCCGCCACGGCGGCCGGGCGGCTCGCCGACGGCGAACTGACGGAACTGGCGCTGCGTGAGGCCGTCGACGCCGCGACCCGGTTCGTGACCGACGGCGGAGTCCACGGCGCCCTGCGCGACCCGGACACCGGCGACCCGGACACCGGACCGTCCGCGGGCCCGCGCGAACTGATCCGCCGGGTCCGGGCGCGCGGCGGCACCGTGGTGGCGGCGGGCGGCTGCTTCGACCTGCTGCACGCGGGACACGTCGACCTCCTCCAGGCCGCCCGCCGGGTGGGCGACTGCCTCGTGGTGTGCGTCAACTCCGACGCCTCCGTACGACGCCGCAAGGGGGGCGGGCGCCCGGTGGTGACCGCCGCCGACCGGGTCCGCGTCCTGGAGGCCCTGGACTGCGTCGACGCGGTGGTCGTCTTCGACGAGGACACCCCCGAACGCCTGCTGGGCGAACTGCGCCCCGACGTCTGGGCGAAGGGCGGCGACTACGCGCTCTCCGACCTCCCCGAGGCCGGTCTGCTGGAGAGCTGGGGCGGGCAGGTGGTCCTTCTGCCCTACCTCGACGGCCGTTCCAGCACCCGGCTGGTGGAACGCGCCTCCCGCGGGGCCGGGACGGGCCCCCGCTCCGCGACCTCCCCCCGGCGGTGA
- a CDS encoding MFS transporter, with the protein MRRRYSLNFYLTGTVAARAGDEMSGPALMLAGFALAGSATDASSLLAGITVSAAVGGPVLGALLDRVARPGRLLAGALLLYAAGLGTILMGLGRSPFSVTLLIAVSTGLLGPALSGGWTAQLPHVVPGDRLPRANAVDAMTFSVASLAGPALAGVVAEALGAPTAVVVSMVLIGLALPAAWLLPARPGRARAAGPTSVIGDVAAGMRVLVGRPALARATLTSVLSCVAVGMLTVCVPLLGERVLGGAGRGALLLSCTAVSALVANALLARFPRALAPDTIIWAGALVQAAAPALAACGRPVALVVAVLVAGIGEGPQLAALFAVRHREAPEHLRGQIFTTGASLKITGFALGAAVAGPLVTWSLPGGLLLAAGVAVLAALAFFTVSPTTADVPGDRAAPR; encoded by the coding sequence ATGAGAAGGCGTTACTCGCTCAACTTCTACCTCACCGGCACGGTGGCAGCCCGTGCCGGGGACGAGATGTCGGGACCGGCGCTCATGCTGGCCGGGTTCGCCCTGGCCGGGTCGGCCACCGACGCGTCGTCGCTGCTCGCGGGCATCACGGTCTCCGCCGCCGTGGGAGGGCCGGTGCTCGGGGCGCTCCTCGACCGGGTGGCGCGGCCGGGGCGCCTGCTGGCCGGGGCGCTCCTTCTGTATGCGGCGGGTCTGGGAACGATTCTCATGGGGCTCGGCCGGTCGCCGTTCTCGGTCACCCTCCTGATCGCCGTGTCGACGGGGCTGCTGGGGCCGGCTCTGTCGGGCGGCTGGACGGCCCAGCTCCCCCACGTGGTGCCGGGCGACCGCCTCCCCCGGGCGAACGCGGTCGACGCCATGACGTTCAGCGTGGCGAGTCTGGCCGGTCCGGCTCTCGCCGGCGTCGTGGCGGAGGCCCTGGGAGCCCCGACGGCCGTGGTGGTCTCCATGGTGCTCATCGGCCTGGCACTGCCCGCCGCGTGGTTGCTCCCCGCCCGTCCCGGCCGGGCGCGGGCAGCCGGGCCGACATCGGTGATCGGCGACGTCGCCGCCGGAATGCGGGTGCTCGTCGGAAGACCGGCGCTGGCCCGGGCGACCCTCACCTCGGTCCTCTCCTGTGTCGCCGTGGGCATGCTGACGGTGTGCGTACCCCTCCTGGGCGAGCGGGTCCTGGGGGGAGCCGGCCGGGGCGCGTTGCTGCTCTCCTGCACGGCGGTCTCCGCCCTGGTGGCCAACGCCCTGCTCGCCCGGTTCCCGCGTGCGCTCGCGCCCGACACGATCATCTGGGCCGGTGCGCTCGTCCAGGCCGCCGCGCCGGCACTGGCCGCGTGCGGACGGCCCGTCGCGCTCGTGGTGGCCGTGCTCGTCGCGGGGATCGGTGAAGGCCCCCAGCTGGCCGCGTTGTTCGCCGTCCGCCATCGGGAGGCTCCGGAGCACCTGCGCGGCCAGATCTTCACCACCGGCGCCAGCTTGAAGATCACCGGATTCGCCCTGGGGGCGGCGGTCGCCGGGCCGCTCGTGACCTGGTCCCTGCCGGGCGGTCTGCTCCTCGCGGCGGGGGTCGCGGTCCTCGCGGCCCTGGCCTTCTTCACCGTCTCGCCCACGACCGCCGACGTGCCCGGGGACCGTGCGGCGCCGAGGTGA
- a CDS encoding CGNR zinc finger domain-containing protein, translated as MPSHSDDWSTRHSVLATARRAAALINALTDGLPDPAGVADVLRAYGEPEPIVLTTHDVAGMRAAAALLRHVFAAEHADDAASALNRLLREHTGALRLTSHGGSTPWHPHLDHDDDASWDEWLLASSCMALTVLVWDRQRPPGRICASSSCQNVFITQGSGPERRYCSRRCATRERVAAHRRSRFAGQPGGDG; from the coding sequence GTGCCCTCACACAGCGACGACTGGTCCACCCGGCATTCCGTGCTGGCCACGGCCCGGCGGGCCGCCGCCCTGATCAACGCCCTCACCGACGGCCTCCCCGACCCGGCCGGCGTCGCCGACGTACTCCGCGCGTACGGTGAGCCGGAACCCATCGTGCTCACCACCCACGACGTCGCCGGGATGCGCGCCGCCGCCGCCCTGCTGCGGCACGTCTTCGCGGCCGAGCACGCCGATGACGCCGCGTCCGCCCTCAACCGCCTCCTGCGGGAACACACCGGGGCGCTGCGTCTGACCTCGCACGGCGGCAGCACCCCCTGGCACCCGCACCTCGACCACGACGACGACGCTTCCTGGGACGAGTGGCTCCTCGCCTCGTCCTGCATGGCCCTGACCGTCCTCGTCTGGGACCGACAGCGTCCGCCCGGCAGGATCTGCGCGTCGTCCAGCTGCCAGAACGTCTTCATCACCCAGGGCAGCGGTCCGGAACGCCGTTACTGCTCGCGCCGTTGCGCGACCCGCGAACGCGTGGCAGCCCATCGGCGCTCCCGCTTCGCCGGTCAGCCGGGCGGAGACGGGTAG
- a CDS encoding D-sedoheptulose-7-phosphate isomerase, translating into MKLIAPGRHCDDLARALPAFRRSAAVTERWGAALARVLPGGGRLLVAGNGGSAAQAQHLTAELVGRYRDDRPAYSALALHADTSSTTAIANDYGVQEVFARQTCAHGRAGDVLMLLSTSGASANLLAAATEARRIGMPVWALTGPEPNPLAAACDEALCVEAAVSATVQELHLVAVHMVCEAFDREIAAGAARAGRPRAAEGAAAEEDLA; encoded by the coding sequence ATGAAGCTCATCGCACCCGGCCGGCACTGCGACGACCTGGCCCGCGCGCTCCCGGCCTTCCGCAGGTCCGCCGCGGTCACCGAACGGTGGGGCGCGGCGCTGGCCCGCGTCCTGCCCGGCGGCGGGCGGCTGCTGGTGGCGGGCAACGGCGGCAGCGCCGCCCAGGCCCAGCACCTGACCGCCGAACTCGTCGGGCGCTACCGCGACGACCGCCCGGCGTACTCGGCGCTCGCCCTGCACGCCGACACCTCCTCCACCACCGCCATCGCCAACGACTACGGCGTCCAGGAGGTGTTCGCCCGGCAGACCTGCGCGCACGGCCGCGCCGGCGACGTACTGATGCTCCTGTCGACCAGCGGAGCCAGTGCCAACCTCCTGGCGGCGGCGACCGAGGCCCGCCGCATCGGGATGCCGGTCTGGGCCCTGACCGGCCCGGAACCCAACCCACTGGCCGCGGCGTGCGACGAGGCGCTGTGCGTGGAGGCCGCGGTGTCCGCGACCGTCCAGGAACTGCACCTGGTCGCCGTCCACATGGTCTGCGAGGCCTTCGACCGGGAGATCGCGGCCGGTGCCGCCCGGGCCGGACGGCCGCGGGCGGCGGAGGGCGCGGCGGCCGAGGAGGACCTCGCATGA
- a CDS encoding glycosyltransferase family 2 protein yields the protein MTTDAPTGPDPRTTVVIITRDRRHELTRTLRLVTRLPERPPVIVTDNGSRDGTARAVARDFPDVLLLTPGTNLGAVGRNLAVRHVRTPYVAFCDDDTWWEPGSLRTAADRLDAHPRLAAVTARIVVEPAGEDDPVVAELRDSPLTGPDWLPGPAIGSFLAAATVIRTRAFRDAGGFHPGIWLGGEEELLATDLMRSGWWMAYLPEAVIHHAASEIRDSTARRVTGLRNTLWFTWLRRPAGPAVRRTLHLLRTVPRDLASVRAFGQAVRGLPWVLRQRWPVPPAVEARLAALERAQRRGSARRYVG from the coding sequence ATGACCACCGACGCGCCCACCGGACCCGACCCACGCACCACGGTGGTGATCATCACCCGCGACCGCCGCCACGAACTGACGCGCACCCTCCGGCTGGTGACACGACTGCCCGAGCGCCCGCCCGTCATCGTGACGGACAACGGGTCGCGGGACGGCACGGCCCGGGCCGTGGCCCGGGACTTCCCCGACGTCCTGCTGCTCACCCCGGGAACGAACCTCGGGGCGGTCGGCCGCAACCTCGCGGTACGCCACGTCCGCACCCCGTACGTGGCGTTCTGCGACGACGACACATGGTGGGAGCCGGGCTCGCTGCGCACCGCCGCCGACCGGCTGGACGCGCACCCCCGGCTCGCCGCGGTGACGGCGCGGATCGTCGTCGAGCCGGCCGGCGAGGACGATCCCGTGGTGGCCGAACTCCGCGACTCCCCGCTCACCGGCCCCGACTGGCTTCCCGGTCCGGCCATCGGTTCCTTCCTCGCCGCCGCGACGGTGATCAGGACGCGCGCCTTCCGCGACGCGGGCGGTTTCCATCCCGGGATCTGGCTCGGCGGCGAGGAGGAACTCCTGGCCACGGACCTGATGCGGTCGGGCTGGTGGATGGCGTACCTGCCCGAGGCCGTCATCCACCACGCGGCCTCCGAGATCCGTGACAGCACGGCCCGGAGGGTGACCGGACTGCGCAACACGCTGTGGTTCACCTGGCTCAGACGCCCGGCCGGACCGGCGGTGCGGCGCACCCTCCACCTGCTGCGCACGGTCCCGAGGGACCTGGCCTCGGTGCGGGCCTTCGGCCAGGCGGTACGGGGGCTGCCCTGGGTACTGCGGCAGCGGTGGCCCGTGCCGCCGGCCGTCGAGGCCCGGCTGGCGGCCCTGGAGAGGGCCCAGCGGCGGGGGAGCGCACGACGTTACGTGGGGTGA
- a CDS encoding catalase: MTDNREAQPIPGTPNSVPPSIEEPTQPHEPLPPKPDQSGPETVGPTGQPTGNDSARNAQSGTYLTTAQGARLYDSDHSLKAGPRGPVLLQDHHLREKITHFDHERIPERVVHARGAAAHGVFRGYGSASKISRAAFLAKDVETPVFVRFSTVLGSRGSADTVRDTRGFATKFYTEEGVFDLVGNNIPVFFIQDAIKFPDVIHAGKPHPDREIPQAQSAHDTFWDFVTLHSEATHHTLWNMSDRGIPRSYRMMEGFGIHTFRLVDAEGATTLVKFHWKPRLGIHSQVWEEAQIACGVDPDFHRRDLADAIEAGAFPQWELGVQTFPDNPEQMFQGIDLLDPTKIVPEELAPVQPIGLMTLDANPSNYFAETEQVAFHVGNLVPGIDVTNDPLMQGRLFSYIDTQLTRLGGPNFPQLPINRTHAPVNDMLRDGMHQTAVHRGVAPYRPNSLDGGCPFQAGADTGAFVEVPAEVAASRKVREAPESFDDHFSQPRLFWLSMSPVEREHIVAAYTFELGKCYEQAVKERGLKVLARIDGRLCEQVAAGLGLPAPRPDGPLADPQPSAALSQVGQTWPVDGRVIGIVADGNADLDGVRAVRRAVQDSGMVPLVIASAGGVLDADGDPVTVQRTFATARSVEFDAVLLAGAPGGAGTAADPRLLVLLNEAFRHGKAIGAWAGGDQMLASAGVPQGAPGVVNGGAGTEVLEQVTGLLGGHRVWDRFPATA; this comes from the coding sequence ATGACGGACAACCGAGAAGCACAGCCGATCCCGGGCACGCCGAACAGCGTCCCCCCGTCCATCGAGGAGCCGACCCAGCCGCATGAGCCGCTGCCGCCCAAGCCCGACCAGAGCGGGCCGGAGACGGTCGGCCCCACCGGCCAGCCCACCGGGAACGACTCCGCGCGCAACGCGCAGAGCGGTACCTACCTGACCACCGCGCAGGGCGCACGGCTGTACGACAGCGACCACTCCCTGAAGGCGGGCCCCCGCGGACCGGTCCTGCTCCAGGACCACCACCTGCGGGAGAAGATCACCCACTTCGACCACGAGCGCATCCCGGAGCGCGTGGTCCACGCGCGTGGGGCGGCCGCCCACGGTGTCTTCCGTGGGTACGGGTCCGCGTCGAAGATCTCCAGGGCCGCGTTCCTGGCCAAGGACGTGGAGACGCCGGTCTTCGTCCGGTTCTCCACCGTGCTCGGCTCCCGCGGCTCGGCCGACACCGTGCGCGACACCCGCGGTTTCGCCACGAAGTTCTACACCGAGGAGGGCGTCTTCGACCTCGTCGGCAACAACATCCCGGTCTTCTTCATCCAGGACGCGATCAAGTTCCCGGACGTCATCCATGCGGGAAAGCCCCATCCCGACCGCGAGATCCCGCAGGCGCAGAGCGCCCACGACACGTTCTGGGACTTCGTCACACTGCACTCCGAGGCGACCCACCACACCCTGTGGAACATGTCCGACCGAGGCATCCCCCGCTCGTACCGCATGATGGAGGGCTTCGGCATCCACACCTTCCGGCTCGTCGACGCCGAAGGCGCCACCACCCTGGTCAAGTTCCACTGGAAGCCCAGGCTCGGGATCCACAGCCAGGTCTGGGAAGAGGCCCAGATCGCCTGCGGCGTGGACCCCGACTTCCACCGCCGGGACCTCGCCGACGCCATCGAGGCCGGGGCCTTCCCGCAGTGGGAGCTCGGCGTCCAGACCTTCCCCGACAACCCCGAGCAGATGTTCCAGGGGATCGACCTGCTGGACCCCACGAAGATCGTTCCGGAGGAGCTGGCACCGGTCCAGCCGATCGGGCTGATGACACTCGACGCCAACCCGTCGAACTACTTCGCCGAGACCGAGCAGGTCGCCTTCCACGTCGGCAACCTGGTGCCCGGCATCGACGTCACCAACGACCCGCTGATGCAGGGCCGGCTGTTCAGTTACATCGACACCCAGCTCACCCGGCTCGGCGGCCCCAACTTCCCGCAGCTGCCGATCAACCGGACCCACGCACCGGTCAACGACATGCTGCGCGACGGCATGCACCAGACCGCGGTCCACCGGGGTGTCGCGCCCTACCGGCCCAACTCCCTCGACGGCGGCTGCCCCTTCCAGGCGGGCGCGGACACCGGCGCCTTCGTCGAGGTGCCGGCCGAGGTCGCCGCGAGCCGCAAGGTGCGTGAGGCGCCCGAGTCGTTCGACGACCACTTCAGCCAGCCCCGTCTGTTCTGGCTCAGCATGAGCCCGGTGGAGCGCGAGCACATCGTCGCCGCCTACACCTTCGAACTGGGCAAGTGCTATGAGCAGGCCGTCAAGGAACGCGGCCTCAAGGTGCTCGCCCGGATCGACGGCCGGCTGTGCGAGCAGGTCGCCGCCGGACTCGGTCTCCCCGCGCCGCGGCCGGACGGGCCCCTCGCCGACCCGCAGCCCAGCGCCGCCCTGTCGCAGGTCGGACAGACCTGGCCGGTGGACGGACGCGTCATCGGCATCGTGGCGGACGGGAACGCGGACCTGGACGGGGTCCGCGCGGTGCGCCGAGCGGTCCAGGACAGTGGGATGGTGCCCTTGGTCATCGCCTCCGCCGGAGGCGTCCTCGACGCGGACGGCGACCCGGTCACCGTGCAGCGCACCTTCGCCACCGCCCGGTCCGTCGAGTTCGACGCCGTCCTGCTCGCCGGAGCCCCCGGTGGCGCGGGCACGGCCGCCGACCCCCGGCTCCTGGTCCTGCTCAACGAGGCGTTCCGGCACGGCAAGGCGATCGGCGCCTGGGCCGGCGGCGACCAGATGCTGGCCTCCGCGGGCGTGCCCCAGGGCGCGCCGGGCGTGGTGAACGGCGGCGCGGGCACCGAGGTGCTGGAGCAGGTCACCGGACTCCTCGGCGGGCACCGGGTCTGGGACCGCTTCCCGGCCACGGCCTGA
- a CDS encoding glycosyltransferase family 2 protein, which yields MPDSRRADGPDGRTTVVVITRNRRESLLRTLDHLAALPERPPVIVVDNGSTDGTVDAVRAHPSGARLLVPGRNTGAVGRNLAVRQASTPYVAFSDDDSWWEPGSLKAAAALFDTHPRLGLLAARTVVEPDGADDRINAPLAHSPLPNRADLPGTPVLGFLGCAATVRRSAFLAAGGYHPLLFFGAEETLLAYDLTAAGWGVVYEPSLVAHHGPDPEPRPGRTVALRRNALLTAWLRRPLPVALRETAGLLAEWAHGEPDAGPALREALVRMPAAVRRRRPLPAWVEAQIGLLEKDVRGGPDR from the coding sequence ATGCCTGACAGCCGCCGTGCGGACGGGCCGGACGGCCGGACCACGGTCGTGGTCATCACCCGCAACCGCCGGGAGAGCCTGCTGCGTACCCTGGACCATCTGGCCGCGCTGCCGGAGCGGCCGCCCGTCATCGTGGTGGACAACGGCTCGACGGACGGCACGGTGGACGCGGTGCGCGCGCATCCGTCCGGGGCCCGGCTGCTGGTCCCCGGACGCAACACCGGAGCCGTCGGGCGGAACCTGGCGGTACGTCAGGCCTCGACGCCGTACGTCGCCTTCAGCGACGACGACTCCTGGTGGGAGCCCGGCTCCCTGAAGGCGGCGGCGGCGCTCTTCGACACCCACCCCCGGCTCGGCCTGCTGGCGGCCCGGACGGTGGTGGAGCCCGACGGGGCGGACGACCGGATCAACGCCCCGCTCGCGCACTCACCGCTGCCGAACCGGGCGGACCTGCCCGGCACACCGGTGCTCGGGTTCCTCGGCTGCGCGGCGACGGTGCGCCGGTCGGCGTTCCTGGCGGCCGGCGGCTACCACCCGCTCCTCTTCTTCGGGGCCGAGGAGACCCTGCTCGCCTACGACCTGACGGCCGCCGGCTGGGGGGTCGTGTACGAGCCGTCCCTGGTCGCGCACCACGGCCCGGACCCGGAGCCACGGCCGGGCAGGACGGTCGCCCTCCGCCGTAACGCCTTGCTGACGGCCTGGCTCCGCCGGCCCCTGCCGGTCGCCCTGCGGGAGACCGCCGGACTGCTGGCCGAGTGGGCGCACGGCGAGCCGGACGCGGGGCCGGCCCTGCGCGAGGCCCTGGTCAGGATGCCCGCGGCGGTACGGCGGCGCCGCCCGCTCCCCGCGTGGGTGGAGGCACAGATCGGACTGCTGGAGAAGGACGTACGGGGAGGACCGGACCGATGA
- a CDS encoding DUF5709 domain-containing protein codes for MSGEGRGDDVYQPDGSDVANRPTDDLDPENVIDEPDLDDILDTGYSPPEKPLGVSKYGTTGEEQREGESLDRRLAQEQPEQDPFEPAGTGEEPESNGPSEEEAGDERAGRVAPTEEPGDQRHNRVLGRDVGVDGGAASAEEAAVHIQDEDDGA; via the coding sequence ATGTCCGGAGAAGGACGCGGTGACGACGTGTACCAGCCGGATGGTTCGGACGTGGCCAACCGGCCGACGGACGATCTCGATCCGGAGAACGTGATCGACGAGCCGGACCTCGACGACATCCTGGACACCGGCTACTCCCCGCCGGAGAAGCCCCTGGGTGTGTCGAAGTACGGCACGACCGGCGAGGAGCAGCGCGAGGGCGAGTCCCTCGACCGGCGGCTGGCCCAGGAGCAGCCGGAGCAGGACCCCTTCGAGCCGGCCGGCACGGGTGAGGAGCCGGAGAGCAACGGCCCCTCGGAGGAGGAGGCCGGTGACGAGCGGGCCGGACGCGTCGCCCCCACCGAGGAACCGGGCGACCAGCGCCACAACCGGGTGCTGGGGCGCGACGTGGGTGTCGACGGGGGCGCGGCGTCCGCGGAGGAGGCCGCGGTACACATCCAGGACGAGGACGACGGGGCCTGA
- a CDS encoding glycosyltransferase family 9 protein yields MARQAQPALPPPSGRRPTVLVLRALGLGDLLAGVPALRGVRQAFPDHETVLAAPASLGPAVRATGAVDAHFPTEENGRRVPPLGHWRGAAPDIAVDLHGNGPESHDALAELSPGRLLSYAHPEPGHPSPPRWRATEHERLRWCRLLEAHGIPADPGDVRIAPPALPSPAPGAVVLHPGADSAARRWPARRYAVVAEGLRAAGRRVVVTGGPGEAALCAEVARGAGLEPGDVFAGTLPFDRLSALVAGAALLVSGDTGPAHLAFAHGTPSVTLFGPVAPALWGPPPGRRHTVLWHPGPPGDPHAAEPDPLLLRLDAPRVLERALGTLRHGTTTKDVTAHA; encoded by the coding sequence ATGGCGCGCCAGGCACAGCCCGCGCTCCCGCCCCCTTCGGGGCGGCGGCCCACCGTCCTGGTGCTGCGCGCCCTGGGCCTCGGTGACCTGCTGGCCGGGGTTCCGGCGCTCCGGGGGGTGCGGCAGGCGTTCCCCGACCACGAGACGGTGCTCGCCGCGCCCGCCTCCCTCGGGCCCGCGGTACGGGCGACGGGGGCCGTCGACGCGCACTTCCCGACCGAGGAGAACGGCCGCCGGGTCCCCCCGCTCGGCCACTGGCGGGGTGCCGCGCCGGACATCGCCGTCGACCTGCACGGCAACGGCCCTGAGAGCCATGACGCCCTCGCCGAGCTGTCACCCGGCCGGCTCCTCTCCTACGCACACCCCGAGCCCGGTCACCCCTCGCCGCCGCGCTGGCGGGCCACCGAACACGAACGGCTGCGCTGGTGCCGCCTGCTCGAGGCCCACGGGATCCCGGCCGACCCCGGCGACGTACGGATCGCGCCCCCCGCCCTCCCGTCGCCGGCCCCGGGAGCCGTCGTGCTGCACCCGGGCGCCGACTCAGCGGCCCGCCGCTGGCCTGCCCGGCGCTACGCCGTCGTCGCCGAGGGCCTGCGGGCCGCCGGCCGGAGAGTCGTCGTCACCGGAGGGCCGGGCGAGGCGGCCCTCTGCGCCGAGGTGGCGCGAGGCGCGGGACTGGAGCCGGGAGACGTCTTCGCCGGCACCCTGCCCTTCGACCGCCTGTCCGCGCTCGTCGCCGGAGCCGCGCTCCTCGTCAGCGGTGACACGGGCCCCGCCCACCTGGCCTTCGCCCACGGCACGCCGTCGGTCACCCTCTTCGGCCCCGTCGCCCCCGCGCTGTGGGGGCCGCCCCCGGGCCGCCGCCACACCGTGCTGTGGCACCCGGGACCGCCGGGAGACCCGCACGCGGCCGAACCGGACCCGCTGCTGCTGAGGCTCGACGCCCCCCGGGTGCTGGAGCGGGCACTCGGCACGCTGCGGCACGGCACCACCACGAAGGACGTGACCGCGCATGCCTGA